The Sardina pilchardus chromosome 5, fSarPil1.1, whole genome shotgun sequence DNA window AAGGCATCCATGGGCTGCAGGGAGCGCATCCACATTGGTAGGAAGGCCCAGGTCCTGAGCCCTGCTGGCAGGTACCGTGGCCTGCGTGCCTGCAGCAGGTTAACCACGGCAACAAAGAGAACAGCTGTGACGAAAGGGACGCCGACGGCCACCATCACGCGCCACCCTGCCATGGAGAGGCCGAAGACGacggaggggaagaggaggaagcacAGGATCAGGTAGAGAACGGCAAACCAGCGGTACGCGGCCGTCTGCTCTCCCAGGAACCTGGCCATGCGGATGGGCAGGCGAGTGAAGGGCACCGGGTACCACAGCAGGATGCCCAGGACGTTGAAGAAGAAGTGACACAGGGCGACCTGAGGGGCACGGCAGGCCAGTGAGAGACGTCCCAGTTTACTTCCGTGATACACAGGAAGACTTTCACAATATAAACACACTTTTCACTGTTAAAGTTTTACTGAGGTGTAGAGTTAAAAGTCAAGTAAGGAAGTAGTAGGGAGTCAAAGGTCACCTGGAAGGCTGCTGCTAGCTTGTCACCTGGGCTAGCGAGTGCAGCTAGTATTGCTGTGGTTGTGGTGCCCATGTTTGAGCCAAGGGTTAATGGGTAAGCACGTTCAAGACTGATAACACCAAGGCCTGCAACAGAATTACCGCGTGTTTTCTTTAAAGGGGGGGTTCTTCTATTTTTGTCCTGTTGTTCTGTTCACCAGTGTTTTCACGttttcgcttggcagaggtctgcactctctgagtgcttttctagatGTTTCTTTAACAGTCTGCCTGAGAGGACAACATGCCATCTCTCCACTAGAACTGATGGAACTGTATCCATTGATGCTATCACTTGAGAGCCTGGTATATATGGTATCTGTGTACACTAGTACTCTCCacatctctatttctctatagAAGTTAGATTACATTAACCCTCTTCTTTTGAGACATGTACACACTTGAATGGCATCCTTTTGGCAATTTCATGCATGAGTAGCCTTCATCTCTCAGAACTACATTTCTGGAATAAAAGTTGAGATTTAGAAATGCCAATGTGCAAGTTGCTTTGCAACTAAAAGTAATGTAGGGTATTGTGGTTCAGgattaaatgtaaatgtcttGGCTCTAAGGTAATGGTATTACATTTTCCACATAATAGTCCATTAGCATGATTTCACGTGGTTGTATGCAGAGTAGCATAATGGCTACTGATTTTACAGCCctattacttacttacttattcaTCAGGCTGacccttttatccaaagtgacttacatgtcAATTATTATGAGGGCCAGTCTCCCCAGTGCAATTTGAGGTTAAGTGTCTTGTTCAACGGCACAATGGTGgcagccgggaattgaacccacaacttttagGGCCACTGCTACTGCTTTTTTACAGTCAAATGAATAGACTGATAGACTGATAGAATTAAGACTGTCTTCAAGTACTCTAAAATgatggcatactgtacatgcaacgCATCAATGAGATATTCTGTCTTGCCCACAGAGACAGTATGTGCCCTTATTTCCTCGGCTCATTTGAAAAGTGGGCTATCCCTTCACATGGATGTCCGAGATGTTTTCACTTTGAACCTCAGGGATTAGACATCTTTCCCTTTTCCTGCGTAATTAGCATTGAAATTGCCAGAGGGGCTGAACTACAGTCCATGAACTGCACAGTTAATTATTAGCGCTCACGGGATGCAAATGCATGACTAAATCATGTTCCCTTGGCTACTGGGAGGATTATAGTGAACTGAAGCCATAGGATAAATGTAAACCGTAGCCGGGTCATCCACACTGTTCCATTCAATGTATACTAGCATCAGGTCAAGGGCACACATTCTAAATCTAGGGTGGTTGAGACATGAATCCCAAAACACATGAGGCATCCTATACACGCATACTTGTTACGCAGACTGAGCCGTGTAACTGAAGCGGGAGGCGCGGGTGGTAAAGTCATTGGGGTTAAACAATGCAAAGCAAATGCTAAAATATTAACCACTGGTGCTCTCCATGAACGCAGGGAGGAGGATCTCTGAGTGGATTCACCATTTCCTGATTCTCCAGATGACATGGCCTCAAAGACAATCTCacccacaccccctccaccccctttttttttcttcttctttttctttcctgtgACTCACCTATCAAGGGAGTAATGGCAGAGGTGAAGACTGAGCTGCTCTGAACCACAAAGGTCATCCCTGCTCCCACTAGGATAGCCAAGTATCCCGCCAGCCAGCCGAAGGGGCTGGGGAAATCTGTGTGGGGGAAAGAGGTGAAGGTGAACTGAGACGTGTTAACATGAAAGAGCCCCATGAATTCAACTATGAAACAACTATAGCAAGCCACGGACGGGGGTTGCAGTCTCCATGATTACAGCAATCCTGACAAAATGACGAAACGATCTCATCTTACATCTCATTTTGGGAGACCGATTTCCAACGTGACCATAATCACAATCCAGACTGGCATTACCAGGGATCGTTCAGCACTGCCCTGCAGTGATACTATCTCATCTCCCGTTATCTCACCTGTATTGATGATCTTCTGGATGACTTTGGCCACTTGTCCCTTGAGTAAGGAGTTGAGCAGCTTCACCAGCAGTATCAGGCAGGTGCAGAGGACCAGCAGAGAGACGGCCAGGAGAATGATCCCCACGGCCAGGTCCGACAGAGAGGAGTCCACAAACAGATGCCTGCCTGGACaccacaagtatttttttttttattattattatcattattttttttttcaattggacaggacagtaaacaggaaatgagtgggagggagagatggggaaatgAGCTCAGATCAGACATAAACTTGAGCCCCTCTCAACAGCCTCATGAAAGCAAAAACTAATACCAGCTGTTTACCAGCCCAAAAAACATTGCCAGACATAGAGCTCTTctgtcaaaacatgatttagaaaagCTCAGCCATGCATTTATCtccagcagggttgattacAGCATTGCCCCTCCTAAAATGGCTATCAAACAGCTGCAGGTGaaacaaaatgcagcagcaTATAATGGTTACGAAAACGAAAAGAGGTGACCTTATTTTTATACTTAAGTCTCTGCACTGGAATGACTTTAAAGCACTGCCTTTTTTTTCTATATATAAATCACTAAATGGGATGAGACCTAATTGCCTATCAGACATGCTTcagcagtacctccagacctcTGAAGTCACAGCAGAAATATTTGCTGGGTAAAACCCGCTGTCAGAACTCAACGTTGAAGCAGCTTTTAACTGGTGGTTCAGCTTTGGAACCACCGGCCGGATAACACAAAAAATGCCCCAGATGTGCCAGTTTAAAATCTAAGACCAAACTGTCCTCAGACGCTCTGACTGATCAAATGCACACCACTTCCTATTTATCAGTTTtatatagtttaaaaagtcaaGTAAAGTTAATATTATATTTATTCAATGtactttactttttaaactacttTTTACAGCTTTTTCcctttatgtttttatttgctATTATCTACAatgatttgcttttgtttatgttaaGCATATTGAATTgcccctgtgtatgaaatgcactacgGTAGCCTGCATAATGCACTTGCTTCATCTCTCCTATTTATGGCATGAGatgccaccactgctgctgtgaTAGGCTCTTCCCATGTGAATCAGTTTTGATGTGCATTGGTCAACAAGTTCTGAACACAGTGAGTGTGCGTAGCAGGAAGTCTAACTGGAATGAACAATTTATCTGACCCCTCACCCTCTCAGAGCATGTTTTGCATTTGATTATGGTTACCTGGATCTGTTTTTGGACCCGAATGCTGGCAAACTAATAGAAGTTGATGCAAATTTGAAATgctaatgaataaatgaaacaGTGACTGACTGGAAATATCCTGCTCAACTGGAACATCACTTCTCAAACACATCATTAGTTTCACACTTCAAATAAGATAAATGACACAAATTGCCACAATTATGaagaagacatatttttttgtgaagCTGAGCTTACATTTTTGATGATATCTTTCAAGAGTCACATTTTCAGCTGTGCCGTTTTCTGAAGATATATTTGAAGTAATCTGTCATAATTTAGATAAGATCAAGTTTAATATGAGCACAGCAACATGAATCCCGTCATATAAGAAATATGttatgtgttatatgtgtgctATAATGGAGGAAGACTGAGGGgttcgctctctcactctgtgaatGCTGCCATGACACCACACCTTCACCAGACTCCTGTTCCTCATCCCTTCATCACCCATAGCAAGGCCGGTGATGACAGACTTGTCCAGCTGTGGGCAGGGattttttgagtagcctattacaAAATGCTTAGAGCGGGCAGCAGtgtgatgtgtactgtatgtgtgtgtgtgtgtgtgtgtgtgtgtgtgtgtgtgtgtgtgtgtgtgtgtgtgtgtgtgtgtgtgtgtgtgtgtgtgtgtgtttgtgtgtacctgtgtgtgtgtgtgtgtgtgtgtgtgtgtgtgtgtgtgtgtgtgtgtgtgtgtgtggtcacctgtATG harbors:
- the slc34a1b gene encoding sodium-dependent phosphate transport protein 2A, encoding MPFQDSSHVLVDPRPANSQHALQGHQNDSSPHKTTEVPINQHSGRGSCRGDERRLMSILTSLSKVPVLFLLLYMFICSLDVLSSAFQLAGGKVAGTIFKENAILSNPVAGLVVGILVTVLVQSSSTSTSIVVSLVSSGLLEVQSAIPIIMGSNIGTSVTNTIVALMQAGERDEFRQAFAGATVHDCFNWLTVLVLLPLEAASGLVRRLSHVTVTSLSLHSGEEAPELLKVLTEPLTKLVIQLDKSVITGLAMGDEGMRNRSLVKVWCHGSIHRITSNISSENGTAENVTLERYHQKCRHLFVDSSLSDLAVGIILLAVSLLVLCTCLILLVKLLNSLLKGQVAKVIQKIINTDFPSPFGWLAGYLAILVGAGMTFVVQSSSVFTSAITPLIGLGVISLERAYPLTLGSNMGTTTTAILAALASPGDKLAAAFQVALCHFFFNVLGILLWYPVPFTRLPIRMARFLGEQTAAYRWFAVLYLILCFLLFPSVVFGLSMAGWRVMVAVGVPFVTAVLFVAVVNLLQARRPRYLPAGLRTWAFLPMWMRSLQPMDAFITRVTLSCTQKTWRGQTRGQPFGELCPAQRKADGLIEVPAVTAASHINIQTIEAGRSTRL